One genomic region from Xyrauchen texanus isolate HMW12.3.18 chromosome 4, RBS_HiC_50CHRs, whole genome shotgun sequence encodes:
- the LOC127642019 gene encoding protein phosphatase Slingshot homolog 1-like produces the protein MALVTLQRSPTPSAASSASTNAGEDVGSDDDRKAILSLSESFFMVKGAALFLQQGSSPQGPRTPTHHKNAGDLPQHLQVMINTLRSEDKIKLAVRLESGWMDHVRYMVVVYTNGHEDTEENLLLGMDFTEKDSKSSTFGMTLPLWSDTKIHLDGDGGFSVSTAGRLHVFKPVSVQAMWSALQVLHKACEVSRRYNYFPGGMALTWAGYYESCISSEQSCINEWNAMTDLETTRPDSPVMFSDQPTERERKECMIKAKLRNIMMFQDLENITSKEIRNELEQHMSCNLREYKEFIDNEILLILGQMDKATLIFDHLYLGSEWNASSLEELQDSGVGYILNVTREIDNFFPSTFCYYNICDYDDETTDLLAHWNETYNFIVKAKKNNSKCLVHCKMGLSRSASTVIAYAMKEYGWSLEKAHNFVKQKRSIAQPNPSFMRQLAEYEGILDASKQQHNKLWQPDGDEYSLECLQASAGSGELHPDQEVAAWGRGGASSSLCCGDEPTDHLNYNYYFRRLSDTALDSEPSTPVRGPPLLGMERVFIEIDDVERDALLDDEGFPTAHLAVPGEGTAAQTCSRMEPLEDMRLRLEFSTVEEEDEEEAQKEEAEMAALARGEETPREDESLANLNRFNNENANNSNRLAGKRSCPSGFDDSASIGNPFKVKPSYQSCRDCLRLPSGRRCERRTHRLNLPRHTGLPSISIQASGGNQFSTIAINKVPPPAPRHHMCSGHCQCTCYSGASEVVSLDAYCKQLALPKRCKDLPQDLQYSLETEDMDERHRMEGEEEGSKGSSRSPTTELTLLKLSLGGERPIAELSQCTYLKTQIPQSEHMDLSVEDTATEHMEVDEGTVPMDSASAKCPAPQQTFTPCSSPQSFALTRSSSSKSLQSMQGGQPGIVGQRAKEIESRMRLAGLTIPSQLKRSNSLAKLGDLAISTEDLTLSATVSIDYNEQDPALGMQSSCSPKLSLTVLQSLKS, from the exons gatGTAGGCAGTGACGATGATCGAAAAGCAATTCTGAG CTTGAGTGAAAGTTTCTTCATGGTAAAGGGGGCAGCTTTGTTTTTACAGCAAGGCAGCAGTCCACAAGGGCCCAGGACACCCACCCATCACAAAAACGCAG GGGATCTACCACAGCACCTACAAGTAATGATAAACACCCTTCGCTCTGAGGACAAAATCAAATTG GCTGTTAGGTTAGAAAGTGGGTGGATGGATCATGTGCGGTACATGGTGGTTGTCTACACAAATGGACATGAAGACACTGAAGAGAACTTACTGCTGGGGATGGATTTCACAGAAAAGGACAG TAAAAGCAGCACTTTTGGGATGACCCTTCCGCTGTGGAGCGACACCAAGATCCACTTGGATGGAGATGG AGGTTTCAGTGTGAGCACAGCAGGAAGGCTGCATGTCTTTAAGCCTGTGTCAGTCCAGGCCATGTG GTCTGCCCTCCAGGTATTGCACAAAGCATGTGAGGTGTCCCGCAGGTACAACTATTTCCCAGGGGGAATGGCCCTCACCTGGGCTGGCTATTATGAGAGCTGCATCTCCTCAGAGCAGAGCTGTATCAATGAGTGGAATGCCATGACAGATCTGGAGACCACCCGGCCTGACTCCCCAGTCATGTTTTCTGATCA gccaactgagagagagagaaaagagtgtATGATCAAAGCCAAACTCCGAAACATAATGATGTTTCAGGACCTGGAAAATATTACTTCCAAGGAG ATCCGAAATGAACTGGAACAGCACATGAGCTGCAACTTGAGGGAGTATAAAGAGTTTATTGACAATGAGATACTGCTTATCTTGGGCCAGATGGACAAGGCTACACTCATATTTGACCACCTGTACCTG GGCTCAGAATGGAACGCATCCAGTTTGGAAGAGCTCCAAGACTCTGG GGTTGGGTATATCCTCAATGTCACAAGAGAGATTGACAACTTTTTCCCAAGTACCTTTTGTTATTATAACATCTGTGATTATGATGATGAGACAACAGACCTGCTGGCCCACTGGAATGAAACCTACAACTTCATAGTTAAAGCCAA GAAAAACAACTCTAAATGCCTAGTACATTGCAAGATGGGACTGAGTCGCTCAGCATCCACTGTCATTGCTTATGCTATGAAGGAGTATGGATGGTCGCTTGAGAAGGCACACAATTTTGTCAAACAGAAGAGGAGTATAGCACAACCCAATCCATCTTTCATGCGACAACTGGCCGAGTATGAGGGGATTTTAGATGCCAG CAAGCAGCAACACAATAAACTCTGGCAACCGGATGGTGATGAGTATTCATTGGAGTGTCTCCAGGCCTCAGCTGGAAGTGGTGAGCTGCACCCTGATCAGGAGGTGGCAGCTTGGGGCCGCGGAGGAGCAAGTTCTTCCCTCTGTTGTGGAGATGAGCCAACAGACCATCTCAATTACAACTACTACTTCCGCCGGCTTTCTGACACCGCTCTGGACAGTGAACCCTCCACACCAGTTCGAGGTCCTCCACTTTTAGGCATGGAGCGAGTCTTCATTGAGATTGATGACGTTGAGAGGGATGCATTGTTGGATGATGAGGGTTTCCCCACAGCTCACTTGGCCGTTCCTGGGGAGGGAACAGCAGCACAGACCTGCAGCCGGATGGAGCCTTTGGAGGACATGCGTTTGCGGCTGGAGTTTAGCACagtggaggaggaggatgaagaagaAGCACAAAAAGAGGAAGCAGAGATGGCAGCCTTAGCTCGCGGCGAGGAGACACCGAGGGAAGACGAGAGCCTGGCTAACTTGAACCGATTTAACAACGAGAACGCCAACAACAGCAACAGGCTGGCTGGGAAACGCAGCTGCCCTTCCGGCTTTGAC GACAGTGCTAGCATTGGAAACCCCTTCAAAGTGAAGCCCTCATATCAGTCGTGCCGAGACTGCCTGCGCCTGCCCAGTGGCCGCCGCTGCGAACGTCGCACCCATCGCCTTAACCTGCCACGTCACACTGGCCTGCCCAGTATCTCCATCCAGGCCTCTGGAGGAAACCAATTCAGTACAATTGCCATCAATAAGGTGCCTCCCCCTGCCCCTCGCCATCACATGTGCAGCGGACACTGCCAGTGCACATGTTACTCCGGTGCTTCTGAAGTGGTGAGCTTGGACGCTTACTGCAAGCAACTGGCTTTGCCCAAGAGGTGCAAAGATCTTCCTCAGGATTTGCAATATTCCTTGGAGACTGAGGACATGGATGAGAGGCACAGAATGGAGGGGGAAGAGGAGGGCAGCAAGGGAAGCTCCAGAAGTCCTACTACAGAGCTAACTCTCCTAAAGCTCAGTCTGGGTGGGGAGAGGCCTATTGCCGAGCTCAGCCAGTGTACCTACCTGAAGACACAGATCCCTCAGTCAGAACATATGGACTTGAGTGTAGAGGACACTGCCACAGAGCACATGGAAGTGGATGAGGGGACCGTCCCCATGGACTCTGCCTCTGCTAAATGCCCAGCACCACAGCAAACTTTCACACCATGCTCCTCACCGCAGAGCTTTGCTCTGACGCGCAGCTCCAGCAGCAAAAGTCTGCAGAGCATGCAGGGAGGGCAACCAGGCATAGTAGGTCAGCGAGCCAAAGAGATTGAGAGCCGTATGCGGCTTGCAGGTCTAACCATACCCTCCCAGCTCAAACGGTCAAATTCACTGGCTAAGCTCGGTGATTTGGCCATCTCCACAGAGGACCTCACACTTTCTGCCACAGTCTCCATTGACTACAATGAGCAAGACCCTGCTCTTGGCATGCAGTCATCTTGCTCTCCCAAGCTCTCTTTAACTGTGTTGCAAAGTTTAAAAAGCTGA